In Mercenaria mercenaria strain notata chromosome 14, MADL_Memer_1, whole genome shotgun sequence, the following are encoded in one genomic region:
- the LOC123526926 gene encoding uncharacterized protein LOC123526926: protein MAKTRNYNAESQNNETHNDGPPSKKRKLQYDRDNLRRAFEATRKGISVYSSAKAYSVSESTLRDRHLGLVPLECHIGFDSIFSNVEEQKLVNHITYMASIGYGYNKSSIQHMAWDYAKSLGKQVKAKESLSDNWFYGLLKRWPDLCVKKAQKLSIARAKSASREALNNYYSELGSILTINDLTDKLQCIFNIDETGVNSEHSPPKIVCDKNTIPKNVTSSRSQTVTIIASGNALGNSIPPYYVFPGQRWNPEFLNDACPGSAGEMSKTGWSNTCIFENYLKNHFATYANLSRNVDGSKIMILYNGHRSHTSLTLTDWAKKNNVILYVLPPHSSHVTQPLDVGVFGPFKSCTTPNVRTS, encoded by the coding sequence GGTCCTCCTTCGAAGAAAAGGAAGCTGCAGTATGACCGAGACAACCTTAGGAGAGCATTTGAGGCCACTAGGAAGGGTATTTCAGTTTATAGCTCAGCCAAGGCCTATTCTGTTTCAGAGTCTACATTAAGAGACAGGCATTTAGGACTGGTACCGCTTGAGTGTCACATTGGTTTTGACAGTATCTTTTCAAATGTAGAAGAACAGAAACTTGTCAACCACATTACATATATGGCAAGTATCGGCTATGGGTACAACAAATCTTCAATCCAGCACATGGCATGGGATTATGCAAAATCTCTAGGCAAACAAGTTAAAGCCAAAGAGTCCCTGAGTGATAATTGGTTTTATGGTCTTTTGAAAAGGTGGCCTGATTTGTGTGTAAAGAAAGCTCAGAAGCTGTCAATTGCACGTGCAAAGTCTGCCTCCAGGGAAGCTCTCAACAACTACTACAGTGAGCTTGGTTCTATCTTGACAATTAATGATTTGACTGATAAACTACAATGTATATTCAACATTGATGAAACAGGTGTCAACTCTGAACATTCTCCACCTAAAATTGTGTGTGATAAAAACACTATCCCAAAGAATGTCACTTCATCCAGATCGCAAACAGTAACTATCATAGCCTCTGGAAATGCTTTAGGCAACTCCATACCTCCTTACTATGTATTTCCAGGACAACGTTGGAATCCTGAATTCTTGAATGATGCATGCCCTGGTTCTGCAGGTGAAATGTCCAAGACAGGCTGGtccaatacatgtatatttgagaATTACTTGAAGAACCACTTCGCAACTTATGCAAATCTTTCTAGAAATGTTGATGGATCCAAAATCATGATCCTCTATAATGGACATAGATCTCATACCTCTCTTACTCTGACTGACTGGGCAAAGAAGaacaatgttattttatacgtACTTCCTCCTCACTCAAGCCATGTAACGCAACCTTTGGATGTTGGAGTCTTTGGACCTTTCAAATCATGTACTACTCCGAATGTCAGAACTTCATGA